Proteins encoded by one window of Chryseobacterium foetidum:
- a CDS encoding 1,4-dihydroxy-2-naphthoyl-CoA synthase — protein MIEWKTVKEYDDITYKKCNGVARIAFNRPEIRNAFRPKTTSELYDAFYDASEDPSIGVVLLSGEGPSSKDGVWAFCSGGDQKARGQQGYVGEDGRHRLNILEVQRLIRFMPKAVIAVVPGWAVGGGHSLHVVCDLTLASKEHAVFKQTDADVTSFDGGYGSAYLAKMVGQKKAREIFFLGRNYSAQEAFDMGMVNAVIPHDELEDTAYEWAQEILAKSPTSIRMLKFAMNLTDDGMVGQQVFAGEATRLAYMTEEAKEGRNAFLEKRKPDFGKDQWIS, from the coding sequence ATGATCGAGTGGAAAACCGTGAAGGAATACGACGATATTACCTATAAAAAGTGCAACGGCGTAGCCAGAATTGCCTTCAACAGACCGGAAATCAGAAATGCTTTCAGACCCAAAACAACTTCAGAACTGTATGATGCTTTTTATGATGCATCAGAAGATCCATCCATCGGTGTAGTTTTACTTTCAGGAGAAGGACCAAGTTCCAAAGACGGAGTCTGGGCTTTCTGCAGCGGTGGTGACCAAAAGGCGAGAGGTCAGCAGGGTTACGTAGGAGAAGATGGAAGACACCGTTTAAATATTTTGGAAGTTCAGCGTTTAATCCGTTTTATGCCTAAAGCTGTGATTGCTGTTGTTCCGGGATGGGCTGTAGGTGGCGGTCATTCGCTTCATGTAGTTTGTGATCTCACTTTGGCAAGTAAAGAGCACGCCGTTTTCAAACAGACCGATGCTGATGTGACCAGTTTTGATGGCGGTTACGGTTCAGCGTACTTGGCAAAAATGGTGGGACAGAAAAAAGCACGTGAAATTTTCTTTTTAGGCAGAAACTACTCTGCTCAGGAAGCTTTCGATATGGGAATGGTGAATGCTGTGATTCCTCACGATGAGTTGGAAGATACTGCTTACGAGTGGGCTCAGGAAATTCTGGCTAAATCTCCAACATCCATCAGAATGCTGAAATTTGCAATGAATTTAACCGATGACGGAATGGTTGGTCAGCAGGTATTCGCAGGTGAAGCGACGCGTTTGGCGTACATGACCGAAGAAGCAAAAGAAGGCCGAAATGCTTTCCTCGAAAAAAGAAAACCAGATTTCGGAAAAGATCAGTGGATCTCTTAA
- the menA gene encoding 1,4-dihydroxy-2-naphthoate octaprenyltransferase, which translates to MKDWIQAARLRTLPLSLSGIIMGSFIAKWRLYTEGGTWDWKIFALALLVTLLYQILSNYANDYGDGVKGTDAIRATEAEARAVASGKITAKQMKNAVILFSALSFVATLALLYLAFIPEHMNEFYIFIGLGVACILAAIGYTVGKKPYGYMGLGDLFVFIFFGLVSVCGSYFLFTKTFSWDILLPAAAVGMMSMAVLNLNNMRDIESDRLSGKNSFALRIGFKNAMIYEIVLLQLPVILIFVFLCLQGFLQTQQYYVFIVMILLLPMMKIRRQIMSVKTPRELDPFLKQVGILTLMMAVLTVLGLNYFSN; encoded by the coding sequence ATGAAAGATTGGATACAGGCCGCGAGGCTTAGAACTTTACCGCTGTCCCTGAGCGGAATCATCATGGGATCATTCATCGCAAAATGGCGACTCTACACCGAAGGCGGAACATGGGACTGGAAAATATTTGCACTGGCACTTTTGGTGACATTACTGTATCAGATCCTGTCAAACTACGCCAACGATTATGGCGACGGAGTGAAAGGAACTGATGCGATAAGAGCAACAGAAGCCGAAGCAAGAGCAGTTGCCTCCGGAAAAATTACGGCGAAACAAATGAAAAATGCGGTAATTCTGTTTTCTGCTTTATCGTTTGTAGCAACTTTAGCATTATTATACCTGGCATTTATCCCTGAACACATGAATGAATTCTACATATTCATCGGTTTGGGTGTGGCTTGTATTTTAGCTGCAATTGGTTATACAGTTGGCAAAAAACCTTACGGTTACATGGGATTGGGCGATCTTTTTGTCTTCATTTTCTTTGGTTTGGTTTCGGTTTGCGGAAGTTATTTTCTGTTTACCAAAACCTTCAGCTGGGATATTTTACTTCCTGCAGCAGCTGTTGGAATGATGAGTATGGCAGTTTTAAACCTGAACAATATGAGAGATATCGAAAGCGACAGATTATCAGGCAAAAACAGTTTTGCTTTAAGAATTGGGTTTAAAAATGCGATGATTTACGAAATTGTACTTCTGCAACTTCCTGTAATCTTGATTTTTGTATTCCTTTGTCTTCAGGGATTTCTGCAGACGCAGCAATATTACGTATTTATCGTGATGATTTTACTTCTGCCAATGATGAAAATCAGAAGACAAATTATGTCTGTAAAAACGCCAAGAGAGCTTGATCCTTTTCTAAAACAGGTAGGGATTTTGACGCTGATGATGGCAGTCTTAACGGTTTTGGGATTAAATTATTTTAGTAACTAA
- the gyrA gene encoding DNA gyrase subunit A, whose product MQKEGERLIPINIVDEMKSSYIDYSMSVIVSRALPDVRDGLKPVHRRVLYGMYGLGVFSNRKYLKSARIVGDVLGKYHPHGDSSVYDAMVRMAQDWSLRYPQVDGQGNFGSMDGDPPAAMRYTEARLKKISDEILSDLDKETVDFQNNFDDSLTEPSVMPSKIPNLLVNGTSGIAVGMATNMAPHNLTESINAICAYIDNREITIDELMQHIIAPDFPTGGIIYGYDGVRDAFHTGRGRVVLRAKVGFEEVHNRNAIIVSEIPYQVNKAEMIARTAELVKDDKIPGIYEIRDESDRRGMRIVYELKNDAIPNVVLNMLYKYTSLQTSFSVNNIALVHGRPEQLNVKDIIHHFVEHRHEIIVRRTQYELRKAKERAHILEGFMKVIGTQDALDKAISIIRHSANPQAAKEGLMTEFELSDIQAQAILDLRLARLTGMELDKIRDEYDAIMKEIANLEDILANEGRRFEIIKEELVEVREKYGDERRTEIDYSGGEMSIEDIIPNEEVVLTISHAGYVKRTLLSEYKVQSRGGVGNKAATTRDSDFLEYIVSATNHQYMLFFTEKGRCYWLRVFEIPEGSKISKGRAVQNLINIEPDDKIKAYIRTNNLKDTEYVNQMSVVMVTKNGTIKKTSLEAYSRPRVNGVNAIEIRDNDQLLGAYLTNGTSQIMIATKNGKCIRFPEEKVREVGRSSIGVRGITLEENDEVIGMIVANDLENETVLVVSEKGYGKRTAVLDYRETNRGGKGVITLNITDKTGNLIAIQNVTDEDGLMIINKSGVAIRMGMDEMRVMGRNTQGVRMINLKKNDEIAAIAKVAMDKDIPEDEEAEGENENIADNPENDTENLPQNENEANETENSDSEE is encoded by the coding sequence ATGCAAAAAGAAGGAGAAAGACTGATTCCTATTAACATCGTTGATGAAATGAAGTCATCTTACATCGACTATTCTATGTCGGTAATTGTTTCCAGAGCACTTCCGGACGTGAGAGATGGCCTTAAACCTGTACACAGAAGGGTATTGTACGGTATGTATGGATTAGGGGTTTTTTCAAACAGAAAATATTTAAAATCTGCCAGAATTGTAGGAGACGTTTTAGGTAAATATCACCCTCACGGTGACTCTTCAGTTTACGATGCCATGGTAAGAATGGCTCAGGACTGGAGCTTGCGTTATCCACAGGTAGACGGGCAGGGTAACTTCGGTTCAATGGATGGAGATCCGCCTGCAGCAATGCGTTACACCGAGGCAAGACTTAAGAAAATTTCCGACGAGATTTTATCTGATCTTGATAAAGAGACGGTAGATTTTCAAAATAACTTTGACGACAGTTTAACTGAGCCAAGTGTAATGCCTTCAAAAATTCCTAACCTTTTAGTGAATGGAACTTCCGGTATTGCTGTTGGTATGGCGACAAACATGGCGCCGCACAATTTAACTGAGTCGATTAATGCAATCTGCGCTTACATCGATAACAGAGAAATCACCATCGATGAACTGATGCAGCACATTATTGCTCCCGATTTCCCGACAGGTGGTATCATCTACGGTTACGACGGTGTGAGAGACGCTTTCCATACAGGAAGAGGACGTGTAGTTTTGAGAGCTAAAGTAGGTTTTGAAGAAGTTCACAACAGAAATGCGATTATTGTAAGCGAAATTCCTTATCAGGTCAACAAAGCAGAGATGATTGCCAGAACTGCAGAGTTGGTAAAAGACGACAAAATCCCCGGAATCTACGAAATCAGAGATGAATCTGACAGAAGAGGTATGCGTATCGTTTATGAATTAAAGAATGATGCGATTCCGAATGTGGTTTTAAACATGCTTTATAAATATACGTCGCTTCAGACGTCTTTCAGTGTCAACAATATTGCATTGGTACACGGAAGACCGGAGCAGTTGAATGTAAAGGATATTATTCATCATTTTGTAGAGCACAGACATGAAATAATAGTAAGAAGAACTCAGTACGAGCTTAGAAAAGCGAAAGAAAGAGCTCATATTCTTGAAGGTTTCATGAAAGTGATTGGAACTCAGGATGCTTTGGATAAAGCCATTTCCATCATTCGTCATTCTGCCAATCCGCAGGCTGCGAAAGAAGGTTTGATGACAGAATTTGAACTTTCTGATATTCAAGCTCAGGCTATTCTTGACTTGCGTCTTGCACGTCTGACAGGAATGGAGCTTGACAAAATCCGTGATGAGTACGATGCAATTATGAAAGAAATTGCAAACCTCGAAGATATTTTGGCTAATGAAGGAAGAAGATTCGAGATCATCAAGGAAGAATTGGTTGAAGTAAGAGAAAAATACGGTGACGAAAGAAGAACTGAAATCGACTATTCAGGTGGTGAAATGTCTATCGAAGATATCATCCCGAACGAAGAGGTTGTTCTTACTATTTCTCACGCAGGTTATGTTAAGAGAACGTTGCTTTCAGAATACAAAGTTCAGAGCAGAGGAGGCGTTGGTAACAAAGCTGCTACTACAAGAGATTCAGATTTCCTGGAGTACATTGTTTCTGCAACCAACCACCAGTATATGTTATTCTTTACAGAAAAAGGAAGATGTTACTGGCTGAGAGTTTTTGAAATTCCGGAAGGATCAAAAATATCTAAAGGCAGAGCGGTTCAGAACTTAATTAATATTGAACCTGATGATAAAATTAAAGCTTACATCAGAACCAATAATTTAAAAGATACAGAATACGTCAACCAAATGAGTGTGGTAATGGTTACTAAAAACGGTACCATCAAGAAAACATCTTTGGAAGCTTATTCAAGACCGAGAGTAAATGGTGTAAATGCTATTGAGATCAGGGATAATGACCAGTTGTTAGGTGCTTATCTAACGAATGGTACCTCTCAGATCATGATTGCTACGAAAAACGGTAAATGTATCCGTTTCCCTGAAGAAAAGGTAAGAGAAGTTGGAAGAAGTTCTATCGGTGTACGTGGAATTACTTTGGAAGAAAATGATGAAGTAATCGGAATGATTGTTGCCAACGATCTTGAGAACGAAACTGTTTTGGTGGTTTCTGAAAAAGGTTATGGAAAAAGAACTGCGGTTTTAGACTACAGAGAAACCAACAGAGGTGGAAAAGGAGTTATCACTTTAAATATCACCGACAAAACAGGAAACCTGATCGCCATCCAGAACGTTACAGACGAAGACGGATTAATGATCATCAACAAATCCGGAGTTGCCATCAGAATGGGAATGGATGAGATGAGAGTGATGGGTAGAAATACTCAGGGTGTGAGAATGATTAACCTGAAGAAAAATGACGAAATCGCTGCAATCGCGAAAGTAGCCATGGATAAAGATATTCCTGAGGATGAAGAAGCGGAAGGGGAAAACGAAAATATAGCTGATAACCCAGAAAACGATACAGAAAATTTGCCACAAAACGAAAACGAGGCAAATGAAACCGAGAATTCAGATTCTGAAGAATAA
- a CDS encoding tetratricopeptide repeat protein, protein MKKLILGITILASSLSFAQKDDVNAKLQAANKAAMDAFNAKNYAVAAPKFVEVYDLLKASGQDDKTYLYNAAISYAVNNNIPEATKLYEQLIAANYTGEQITYTAKDKKGEVQSFDKTMWTTLKVKSKDYTDFKEEKTPSVEPELYETLATLYLNSKQNDKAVALIEKGLAKFPNNAKLKDFQGTAYYASGNNDKFASVIKEQLAKDPNNAENWYNLGVLQSKNPASAAEAEVSFKKAIELKPDFSNAYLNLVYSIIGDEDNAVKKINEANRTNKAEGTKLIEERRGRFAKALPYAESWYKVQPENIDAVSTLKDIYTVTKNTEKAAALKTKLAELEAKQTK, encoded by the coding sequence ATGAAAAAGCTGATTTTAGGGATTACTATCCTGGCATCTTCTCTTTCGTTTGCACAGAAAGACGATGTGAATGCAAAACTTCAGGCTGCCAATAAAGCAGCAATGGACGCTTTCAATGCAAAAAATTACGCAGTAGCTGCTCCCAAATTCGTAGAAGTTTATGACCTCTTAAAAGCAAGTGGACAGGACGATAAGACCTATCTTTACAACGCCGCAATTAGCTATGCAGTTAACAATAATATTCCTGAAGCTACAAAGCTTTACGAACAGTTAATTGCTGCAAATTACACAGGCGAGCAGATAACTTATACTGCGAAAGATAAAAAAGGTGAAGTTCAGTCGTTTGATAAAACAATGTGGACAACCCTTAAAGTTAAGTCTAAGGACTACACAGATTTTAAGGAAGAAAAAACTCCGTCTGTAGAGCCTGAATTGTATGAAACTTTGGCAACACTGTATCTTAATTCTAAGCAGAATGACAAAGCAGTTGCTTTAATTGAAAAAGGTTTGGCTAAATTCCCAAACAATGCCAAGTTAAAAGATTTCCAGGGAACAGCGTATTACGCATCAGGAAATAATGACAAGTTTGCCTCTGTAATAAAAGAACAGTTAGCGAAAGATCCTAACAATGCCGAAAACTGGTACAACTTAGGAGTTCTTCAGTCTAAAAATCCTGCCAGTGCTGCAGAAGCAGAAGTATCTTTTAAAAAAGCGATTGAACTGAAGCCAGATTTCTCAAATGCTTATCTGAACCTGGTTTACAGCATCATCGGTGACGAAGACAATGCTGTAAAAAAGATCAACGAGGCCAACAGAACCAACAAAGCTGAAGGTACAAAACTAATCGAAGAGAGAAGAGGACGTTTTGCTAAAGCATTGCCTTACGCAGAAAGCTGGTACAAAGTACAGCCGGAAAATATCGACGCCGTATCTACGCTGAAAGATATTTACACAGTTACTAAAAACACTGAAAAAGCGGCTGCTCTTAAAACAAAATTAGCTGAACTTGAAGCTAAACAGACAAAATAA
- a CDS encoding DUF6261 family protein, protein MSKIKLKSLYAKALHHSEFGQLIVRLFEDLGSSTLNPDDDLKAKKLFTVLQDQLPMYNAGLNQVKASEESEAIARLDEERDSGMQALRDSLKPYRNAKNQEEADAYKKLQLLLSEYKNVENASYEAETNQITQLINRLESSDFSNGVAVLAIGKFVNHLSVSNVAFNSLFAQRSFKTSQKTVLDMKSLRKALAGDYKRLTNYILAMASVEENEESYYKDMLALINNGRAYFSDVIVSRRLAQ, encoded by the coding sequence ATGAGTAAAATTAAATTAAAAAGCCTTTATGCAAAGGCTCTGCACCATTCAGAATTTGGGCAGTTGATCGTGAGACTATTTGAAGATCTGGGATCTTCTACCTTAAACCCCGACGATGATCTGAAAGCTAAAAAACTTTTTACGGTTTTGCAAGATCAGCTTCCTATGTACAATGCCGGACTGAACCAGGTAAAAGCCAGTGAAGAGTCTGAAGCAATTGCCAGACTTGATGAAGAAAGAGATTCTGGCATGCAGGCATTGAGGGATTCTTTAAAGCCCTACCGAAATGCAAAAAATCAGGAAGAAGCTGATGCCTACAAAAAATTACAGCTATTGCTCTCGGAGTACAAAAATGTGGAAAACGCATCATACGAAGCAGAAACCAACCAGATTACACAGTTGATCAACAGGTTAGAAAGCAGTGATTTCAGCAATGGTGTTGCTGTGTTGGCGATCGGAAAATTTGTAAATCATCTCTCCGTTTCTAATGTGGCATTCAACAGTCTTTTCGCTCAAAGGTCATTTAAAACTTCTCAAAAAACAGTTTTAGACATGAAATCTTTGAGGAAAGCATTGGCTGGAGATTACAAAAGGCTTACAAATTATATACTTGCAATGGCTTCTGTGGAAGAAAATGAAGAATCTTACTACAAAGATATGCTGGCCCTGATCAATAACGGAAGAGCGTATTTTTCTGATGTGATTGTCTCGAGAAGACTTGCTCAATAA